The following coding sequences lie in one Streptomyces xiamenensis genomic window:
- the lpdA gene encoding dihydrolipoyl dehydrogenase → MANDASTVFDLVILGGGSGGYAAALRASQLGLDVALIEKNKLGGTCLHNGCIPTKALLHAGEVADAARDASEFGVKASFDGIDIAGVHKYKDGVIAGLYKGLQGLVASRKITYVEGEGRLSSATSVDVNGKRYVGRHILLATGSTPKSLPGLTIDGDRVISSDHALVLDRVPKSAIVLGGGVIGVEFASAWKSFGTEVTIIEGLPHLVPAEDENSSKLLERAFRKRGIKFSLGSFFKGVEYTADGVRVTLDNGKVHEAELLLVAIGRGPVSQGLGYEEAGVAMERGHVLVDEYCRTNVPTISAVGDLIPTLQLAHVGFAEGILVAERLAGLSPVPIDYDGVPRVTYCHPEVASVGISEAKAKERYGADQVVTLKYSLAGNGKSKILKTSGEIKLVQVRDGAVVGVHMVGDRLGEQVGEAQLIYNWEALPAEVAQLIHAHPTQNEALGEAHLALAGKPLHSHD, encoded by the coding sequence GTGGCGAACGACGCCAGCACCGTTTTCGACCTGGTGATTCTCGGTGGCGGCAGCGGCGGTTACGCCGCGGCCCTGCGCGCTTCGCAGTTGGGCCTGGACGTCGCCCTGATCGAGAAGAACAAGCTGGGCGGCACCTGTCTGCACAACGGCTGCATCCCCACCAAGGCCCTGCTGCACGCCGGTGAGGTAGCCGATGCCGCCCGCGACGCGTCGGAGTTCGGCGTGAAGGCCAGCTTCGACGGTATCGACATCGCCGGGGTGCACAAGTACAAGGACGGGGTGATCGCGGGGCTCTACAAGGGGCTCCAGGGTCTGGTCGCCTCGCGCAAGATCACCTACGTGGAGGGCGAGGGCCGGCTGTCGTCGGCCACCTCCGTGGATGTGAACGGCAAGCGCTACGTGGGCCGGCACATCCTCCTGGCGACCGGCTCCACCCCGAAGTCGCTGCCGGGTCTGACCATTGACGGCGACCGGGTGATCTCCTCGGACCACGCGCTGGTCCTGGACCGGGTCCCGAAGTCGGCGATCGTGCTGGGCGGTGGCGTCATCGGCGTCGAGTTCGCCTCGGCGTGGAAGTCGTTCGGCACCGAGGTCACGATCATCGAGGGCCTGCCGCACCTGGTTCCGGCGGAGGACGAGAACAGCTCGAAGCTGCTGGAGCGTGCCTTCCGCAAGCGCGGCATAAAGTTCTCCCTCGGTTCCTTCTTCAAGGGCGTGGAGTACACCGCCGACGGCGTCCGGGTCACCCTGGACAACGGCAAGGTCCACGAGGCCGAGCTGCTGCTGGTGGCCATCGGCCGCGGCCCCGTCTCCCAGGGCCTGGGCTACGAGGAGGCCGGGGTCGCCATGGAGCGCGGCCACGTGCTGGTGGACGAGTACTGCCGCACCAACGTGCCCACCATCTCGGCGGTCGGTGACCTCATCCCGACCCTGCAGCTGGCGCACGTCGGCTTCGCCGAGGGCATCCTGGTCGCCGAGCGGCTGGCGGGTCTGTCGCCGGTGCCGATCGACTACGACGGTGTGCCGCGGGTGACGTACTGCCACCCCGAGGTCGCCTCCGTGGGCATCAGCGAGGCGAAGGCCAAGGAGCGGTACGGGGCCGACCAGGTCGTCACCCTGAAGTACAGCCTGGCCGGCAACGGCAAGAGCAAGATCCTGAAGACCTCGGGCGAGATCAAGCTCGTGCAGGTCCGTGACGGTGCCGTCGTCGGCGTCCACATGGTCGGCGACCGGCTCGGCGAGCAGGTCGGCGAGGCTCAGCTCATCTACAACTGGGAGGCGCTGCCCGCCGAGGTCGCGCAGCTCATCCACGCGCACCCGACGCAGAACGAGGCGCTCGGCGAGGCCCACCTGGCCCTGGCCGGCAAGCCGCTGCACTCCCACGACTGA
- the sucB gene encoding 2-oxoglutarate dehydrogenase, E2 component, dihydrolipoamide succinyltransferase, translating into MPVSVTLPALGESVTEGTVTRWLKAEGERVEADEPLLEVSTDKVDTEIPAPAAGVLTNIKVAEDETVEVGAELAIIDDGTGAAAAPAAPAAEPAAAEPAPAPAQAEAPAPAAPAAPAAPSGGAASGTDVVLPALGESVTEGTVTRWLKAVGESVEADEPLLEVSTDKVDTEIPAPVSGTLLEITVGEDEVAEVGGKLGVIGAADAAPAAAEPAPAPAPAPAPAAPAPAPAPQAAAPAPAPAAPAPAPAPAPAPAPAAAAPAPAPAAEGAYVTPLVRKLAGENGVDLNTVTGSGVGGRIRKQDVLAAAEAAKAAAAPAAAPAAAKAAPAPQTPSPLRGQTVKLTRIRKVIAQNMMKALHNQAQLSTVVEVDVTRIMKLRARAKESFLAREGTKLSPMPFFVKAAAEALKVHPAVNAKLNDDDTVTYHDVENIGIAVDSEKGLMVPVIKGAGDLSLAGIAKKTAELAGKVRSGKLSPDDMGGGTFTISNTGSRGALFDTIIVNYPQVAELGIGATVRRPVVINHPELGETIAIRDMVYLTLSYDHQLVDGADAARYLADVKARLEAGEFEGELGL; encoded by the coding sequence ATGCCGGTTTCCGTAACCCTTCCGGCGCTCGGCGAGAGCGTGACCGAGGGCACCGTCACCCGCTGGCTGAAGGCCGAGGGTGAGCGTGTCGAGGCCGACGAGCCGTTGCTCGAGGTCTCCACCGACAAGGTCGACACCGAGATCCCGGCGCCCGCCGCCGGTGTTCTCACCAACATCAAGGTCGCCGAGGACGAGACCGTCGAGGTGGGCGCCGAGCTGGCGATCATCGACGACGGTACGGGGGCGGCCGCCGCTCCCGCCGCCCCGGCCGCGGAGCCCGCCGCGGCCGAGCCCGCGCCCGCCCCGGCGCAGGCCGAGGCCCCGGCTCCGGCCGCCCCCGCCGCTCCGGCCGCGCCGTCCGGCGGTGCCGCCTCCGGCACCGACGTGGTGCTGCCCGCGCTCGGCGAGTCCGTCACCGAGGGCACCGTCACCCGCTGGCTGAAGGCGGTCGGTGAGTCGGTCGAGGCCGACGAGCCGCTGCTGGAGGTCTCCACCGACAAGGTCGACACCGAGATCCCGGCGCCGGTCTCCGGCACCCTGCTGGAGATCACGGTGGGCGAGGACGAGGTCGCCGAGGTCGGCGGCAAGCTGGGCGTGATCGGTGCGGCGGACGCGGCTCCGGCCGCTGCCGAGCCCGCCCCGGCTCCCGCTCCCGCTCCGGCTCCGGCCGCCCCGGCTCCCGCGCCGGCCCCCCAGGCCGCCGCACCCGCCCCGGCACCGGCAGCTCCGGCGCCCGCGCCTGCCCCCGCACCCGCCCCGGCTCCGGCCGCCGCGGCACCGGCTCCCGCGCCGGCCGCGGAGGGCGCGTACGTCACCCCGCTGGTGCGCAAGCTCGCCGGCGAGAACGGCGTGGACCTGAACACCGTCACCGGCTCCGGTGTCGGCGGCCGCATCCGCAAGCAGGATGTGCTCGCCGCGGCCGAGGCCGCCAAGGCCGCCGCGGCGCCCGCCGCCGCCCCGGCCGCCGCGAAGGCCGCCCCGGCTCCGCAGACCCCGTCCCCGCTGCGCGGCCAGACGGTGAAGCTGACCCGGATCCGCAAGGTCATCGCGCAGAACATGATGAAGGCGCTGCACAACCAGGCGCAGCTGTCCACCGTGGTCGAGGTGGACGTCACCCGGATCATGAAGCTGCGGGCGCGGGCCAAGGAGTCCTTCCTGGCGCGCGAGGGCACCAAGCTGTCCCCGATGCCGTTCTTCGTGAAGGCCGCGGCCGAGGCGCTGAAGGTCCACCCGGCCGTCAACGCCAAGCTCAACGACGACGACACCGTCACGTACCACGATGTGGAGAACATCGGGATCGCGGTGGACTCCGAGAAGGGCCTGATGGTCCCGGTCATCAAGGGCGCGGGCGACCTGTCCCTGGCGGGCATCGCCAAGAAGACCGCCGAGCTGGCCGGCAAGGTCCGCTCCGGCAAGCTGAGCCCGGACGACATGGGCGGGGGCACGTTCACGATCAGCAACACCGGTTCGCGCGGTGCGCTGTTCGACACGATCATCGTGAACTACCCGCAGGTCGCCGAGCTGGGCATCGGTGCCACGGTGCGCCGTCCCGTCGTGATCAACCACCCCGAGCTGGGTGAGACGATCGCGATCCGCGACATGGTGTACCTGACGCTGTCCTACGACCACCAGCTGGTGGACGGCGCGGACGCCGCCCGCTACCTGGCGGACGTGAAGGCCCGCCTGGAGGCCGGCGAGTTCGAGGGTGAGCTGGGTCTGTAA
- a CDS encoding GntR family transcriptional regulator — MSQPVVHSLREQIRQHIVEGIVSGRWQPGERIVERRIAVELEVSQTPVREALRELEALRLIESVPNKGVRVRALTVSVLEETYPVRAGLEQIAAELAAGRLARDVSALEPHVAALYAADRAGDGEAQVGHTVAFHRELVRAAGNGVLLHTWESLGIEVWTALSIRWLGTRQQSYAEEHQALLDAFTRGDPRIGELVKAHVLNCAPHVPEGREVPDGDPAGVAQGARGA, encoded by the coding sequence ATGAGTCAGCCGGTCGTGCATTCCCTGCGCGAGCAGATCCGTCAGCACATCGTGGAGGGGATCGTCAGCGGGCGCTGGCAGCCGGGCGAGCGGATCGTGGAGCGGCGGATCGCGGTGGAGCTGGAGGTCAGCCAGACGCCGGTACGCGAGGCGCTGCGCGAGCTGGAGGCGCTGCGGCTGATCGAGTCCGTCCCGAACAAGGGGGTGCGGGTGCGGGCGCTGACCGTGTCCGTGCTGGAGGAGACGTATCCGGTGCGCGCCGGTCTGGAGCAGATCGCGGCGGAGCTGGCGGCGGGGCGGCTGGCGCGCGACGTGTCGGCGCTGGAGCCGCATGTGGCGGCCCTGTACGCGGCGGACCGGGCGGGGGACGGGGAGGCTCAGGTGGGGCACACGGTGGCCTTCCACCGGGAGCTGGTGCGCGCGGCGGGGAACGGGGTGCTGCTGCACACCTGGGAGTCGCTGGGGATCGAGGTGTGGACGGCGCTGTCGATCCGCTGGCTGGGGACGCGGCAGCAGTCGTACGCGGAGGAACACCAGGCGCTGCTGGACGCGTTCACGCGGGGTGATCCGCGGATCGGTGAGCTGGTGAAGGCGCATGTGCTGAACTGCGCGCCGCACGTTCCGGAGGGCCGGGAGGTGCCGGACGGGGACCCGGCGGGGGTGGCACAGGGTGCACGGGGGGCCTGA
- the aceE gene encoding pyruvate dehydrogenase (acetyl-transferring), homodimeric type, with the protein MPDPVRLRLSALDQLPDRDPEETAEWGASLDAVAAAAGPHRAGQLVRRTVEHAQASGIDVPSLLETDYINSIPTGAEPDFPGDEALEARVTAWNRWNAAAMVTRGARYGVGGHIATFASAAWLYETGFQHFFRGKDAADAPGSGDQLFIQGHASPGIYARAFLDGRLTEAHLDNFRQESGGAGLPSYPHPRRLPWLWEFPTVSMGIGPLSAIYQARFNRYLENRGIKDTSASHVWAFLGDGEMDEPESTAALALAGREGLDNLTFVINCNLQRLDGPVRANFKIVQELEAQFRAAGWNVIKTLWGSAWDDLLRADTTGALVRRLREVPDAQFQTYATRDVAYIRDHFFGTDPALAQLGASLPDAKIAECFHTSRGGHEPRKVYAAYRAAVEFKGAPTVVLAQTVKGHTLGDGFQSRNANHQMKKLTMEQFRTMRDLLELPIPDSELSGDLVPYAHPGPDSPEVRYLQERRAALGGPAPARRVHQVVLPEPSEKAFKALEKGSGSQEVATTMVIVRLVKDLMREKESGRRWVPIVPDEARTFGMESMFPSAGIYSPLGQTYESVDRDQLLHYKEAVNGQILNEGITEAGSMADFTAAATAYATHGEPMIPFYIFYSMFGWQRTGDQMWALGDQLGRGFIVGATAGRTTLTGEGLQHADGHSPLIASTNPAALTYDPAFAYEVGVIVKDGLRRMYGPDAEDVFYYLTVYNEPKPQPAMPEGVEEGILRGLYRFNEGQAPSAEAPRVQLMASGTAIHWVLEAQRLLSEQWGVAADVWSATSWSELRRDALSCDAAQLRGEDRVPYVTRALRGARGPVLAVSDWMRAVPDQIGQWVEQDYSSLGTDGFGLSDTREAARRHFGVDPQSIVVAALDRLARSGEVKRETVLAAREAYGL; encoded by the coding sequence ATGCCCGATCCCGTACGCCTTCGGCTCTCCGCGCTCGATCAGCTGCCGGATCGTGATCCCGAGGAGACCGCCGAGTGGGGCGCGAGCCTCGACGCCGTGGCCGCCGCCGCCGGCCCGCACCGGGCCGGCCAGCTGGTGCGCCGTACGGTGGAGCACGCCCAGGCCAGCGGGATCGATGTGCCCTCGCTGCTGGAGACGGATTACATCAACTCCATCCCCACCGGCGCCGAGCCCGACTTCCCCGGTGACGAGGCCCTGGAGGCCCGCGTCACCGCCTGGAACCGTTGGAACGCCGCCGCGATGGTCACCCGGGGCGCCCGGTACGGGGTGGGCGGCCACATCGCCACCTTCGCCTCCGCCGCCTGGCTGTACGAGACCGGCTTCCAGCACTTCTTCCGCGGCAAGGACGCGGCGGACGCGCCCGGCTCCGGCGACCAGCTGTTCATCCAGGGCCACGCCTCCCCCGGCATCTACGCCCGCGCCTTCCTCGACGGCCGCCTCACCGAGGCGCACCTGGACAACTTCCGCCAGGAGTCGGGCGGCGCCGGCCTGCCCTCCTACCCGCACCCGCGGCGGCTGCCGTGGCTGTGGGAGTTCCCCACCGTCTCCATGGGCATAGGCCCGCTGTCGGCGATCTACCAGGCGCGGTTCAACCGCTACCTGGAGAACCGCGGCATCAAGGACACCTCCGCCTCGCACGTGTGGGCGTTCCTGGGCGACGGCGAGATGGACGAGCCCGAGTCGACCGCCGCGCTGGCGCTGGCCGGGCGTGAGGGTCTGGACAACCTCACCTTCGTCATCAACTGCAACCTCCAGCGGCTCGACGGCCCGGTGCGCGCGAACTTCAAGATCGTGCAGGAGCTGGAGGCCCAGTTCCGGGCGGCCGGCTGGAACGTCATCAAGACCCTGTGGGGCTCCGCCTGGGACGACCTGCTGCGGGCCGACACCACCGGCGCGCTGGTACGGCGGCTGCGGGAGGTCCCGGACGCGCAGTTCCAGACGTACGCCACCCGCGACGTCGCCTACATCCGCGACCACTTCTTCGGCACCGACCCGGCGCTGGCCCAGCTGGGTGCCTCGCTGCCGGACGCGAAGATCGCCGAGTGCTTCCACACCTCGCGCGGTGGCCACGAGCCCCGCAAGGTGTACGCCGCGTACCGGGCGGCCGTGGAGTTCAAGGGCGCCCCGACCGTGGTGCTGGCCCAGACCGTCAAGGGCCACACCCTGGGCGACGGCTTCCAGTCGCGCAACGCCAACCACCAGATGAAGAAGCTGACGATGGAGCAGTTCCGCACCATGCGGGACCTGCTGGAGCTTCCCATCCCGGACAGCGAGCTCTCCGGCGATCTGGTGCCCTACGCGCACCCCGGCCCCGACTCCCCCGAGGTGCGCTACCTCCAGGAGCGGCGCGCGGCCCTGGGTGGTCCGGCGCCGGCCCGCCGGGTGCACCAGGTGGTGCTGCCGGAGCCGTCCGAGAAGGCGTTCAAGGCGCTGGAGAAGGGCTCGGGCTCGCAGGAGGTCGCCACCACCATGGTGATCGTCCGGCTGGTCAAGGACCTGATGCGGGAGAAGGAGTCGGGGCGGCGCTGGGTGCCGATCGTCCCCGACGAGGCCCGTACCTTCGGCATGGAGTCGATGTTCCCGTCCGCCGGGATCTACTCGCCGCTGGGCCAGACCTACGAGTCGGTCGACCGCGACCAGCTGCTGCACTACAAGGAAGCCGTCAACGGCCAGATCCTGAACGAGGGGATCACCGAGGCCGGTTCGATGGCCGACTTCACGGCGGCGGCCACGGCGTACGCCACGCACGGCGAGCCGATGATCCCGTTCTACATCTTCTACTCGATGTTCGGCTGGCAGCGCACCGGCGACCAGATGTGGGCGCTGGGCGACCAGCTGGGCCGCGGCTTCATCGTGGGCGCCACGGCCGGCCGCACCACGCTGACCGGTGAGGGCCTCCAGCACGCGGACGGTCACTCGCCGCTGATCGCCTCCACCAACCCGGCGGCGCTGACGTACGACCCGGCGTTCGCGTACGAGGTGGGCGTCATCGTCAAGGACGGCCTGCGCCGGATGTACGGCCCGGACGCCGAGGACGTCTTCTACTACCTGACGGTCTACAACGAGCCGAAGCCGCAGCCCGCCATGCCCGAGGGCGTGGAGGAGGGCATTCTGCGCGGCCTGTACCGCTTCAACGAGGGGCAGGCCCCCTCGGCGGAGGCGCCGCGGGTTCAGCTGATGGCGTCGGGTACGGCCATCCACTGGGTGCTCGAGGCCCAGCGACTTCTGTCCGAGCAGTGGGGTGTGGCCGCCGACGTGTGGTCCGCCACCTCCTGGAGCGAGCTGCGCCGTGACGCCCTGTCCTGTGACGCGGCGCAGCTTCGAGGGGAAGACCGGGTCCCGTACGTGACGCGTGCGCTGCGGGGCGCGCGGGGCCCGGTCCTCGCCGTGAGCGACTGGATGCGGGCGGTGCCCGACCAGATCGGTCAGTGGGTCGAGCAGGACTACTCCTCGCTCGGCACGGACGGCTTCGGCCTCTCCGACACCCGTGAGGCGGCCCGCCGGCACTTCGGCGTGGACCCGCAGTCGATCGTGGTGGCGGCGCTGGACCGGCTGGCCCGGTCCGGTGAGGTCAAGCGCGAGACGGTGCTGGCGGCGCGCGAGGCCTACGGCCTGTAA
- a CDS encoding helix-turn-helix transcriptional regulator, whose amino-acid sequence MRAARLMRVVLLLQSRRTMTAAELAAELEVSERTVQRDIASLSEAGVPVYADRGRSGGYRLVGGYRTRLTGLGRDEAEALFLSGVPMALHALGLADAASAARLKVSAALVPDLANASDSAAQRFHLDAPGWWQPADPPPLLPVVAEAVWDDAVLSVVYREKERTLAPYGLILKAGVWYLAARVGSSVRVYRVDRFTSATATGERFERDETFDLPAFWEERAKEFARSILRETVTVRLTEAGTRALRRVTDRTAAEESLAAAGAPDGTGRVTVLLPVESQDVAFEQLLALGPEAEVLAPADLRRRFAEATRRSAALYA is encoded by the coding sequence ATGCGAGCCGCCCGCCTGATGAGAGTGGTCCTGCTGCTCCAGTCCCGCCGGACCATGACGGCGGCGGAGCTGGCGGCAGAACTGGAGGTCTCCGAACGCACCGTCCAGCGCGACATCGCCTCTCTGTCGGAGGCGGGCGTCCCGGTGTACGCGGACCGGGGCCGGTCCGGCGGCTACCGGCTGGTCGGGGGCTACCGCACGCGGCTGACGGGACTGGGGCGGGACGAGGCGGAGGCGCTGTTCCTGTCGGGCGTCCCCATGGCCCTGCACGCCCTGGGCCTGGCGGACGCGGCGTCGGCGGCCCGGCTGAAGGTCTCGGCGGCGCTCGTGCCGGACCTGGCGAACGCCTCGGACTCGGCGGCGCAGCGCTTCCACCTGGACGCCCCGGGCTGGTGGCAGCCGGCCGACCCGCCGCCGCTGCTGCCGGTGGTGGCGGAGGCGGTGTGGGACGACGCGGTGCTGAGCGTGGTCTACCGGGAGAAGGAGCGGACGCTGGCCCCGTACGGCCTGATCCTCAAGGCCGGTGTGTGGTACCTGGCCGCGCGGGTGGGGTCCTCGGTACGGGTCTACCGGGTGGACCGCTTCACCTCGGCCACGGCGACGGGCGAGCGCTTCGAGCGGGACGAGACGTTCGACCTGCCCGCCTTCTGGGAGGAACGGGCGAAGGAGTTCGCCCGCTCGATCCTGCGCGAGACGGTGACGGTGCGCCTGACCGAGGCGGGCACCCGGGCCCTGCGCCGGGTGACTGACCGTACGGCGGCGGAGGAATCCCTGGCGGCGGCCGGCGCCCCGGACGGGACGGGCCGGGTCACGGTGCTGCTGCCGGTGGAGTCCCAGGACGTCGCCTTCGAGCAACTCCTGGCGCTGGGCCCCGAGGCGGAGGTCCTGGCCCCGGCGGACCTGCGCCGCCGCTTCGCGGAGGCGACGCGCCGTTCGGCGGCGCTCTACGCCTGA
- a CDS encoding DUF5946 family protein, with protein MSVTRCAECGAETAGASCEEKFERLLALDHSQREPWGPLHGVVVACFLLQHPGHPLAGPGRPGPRLVVLRAFLDGGREGLRALTAALRRGNSHRRRGAPSWPAEPELPERPTPTTFGVTIADVSVDGGFPAAGLEERVRAWAAATLAALAGEDARRPPGQA; from the coding sequence GTGAGTGTGACGAGGTGCGCGGAGTGTGGAGCGGAGACGGCAGGGGCGAGCTGTGAGGAAAAGTTCGAGCGGCTGCTGGCCCTGGACCATTCCCAACGGGAGCCTTGGGGCCCGCTGCACGGGGTCGTCGTCGCCTGTTTCCTGCTCCAGCATCCAGGGCACCCCCTCGCCGGCCCCGGCAGGCCGGGGCCGCGCCTGGTGGTGCTCCGGGCGTTCCTCGACGGGGGCCGGGAAGGGCTCCGCGCGCTGACCGCCGCGCTGCGCCGGGGCAACTCCCACCGGCGGCGCGGTGCGCCGTCGTGGCCGGCGGAGCCGGAACTCCCGGAGCGCCCAACGCCCACCACGTTCGGGGTCACCATCGCCGACGTGTCCGTGGACGGCGGCTTTCCGGCCGCCGGCCTCGAGGAGCGGGTCCGCGCCTGGGCCGCCGCCACCCTCGCCGCCCTGGCCGGCGAGGACGCGCGCCGGCCCCCGGGTCAGGCGTAG
- a CDS encoding HAD family hydrolase, with protein sequence MGHLILREACVIRAVAFDVGETLTCDDRYWNAWADWLGVPRHTLSATVGAVVARGQDNAEALRLLRPGVDLAAEYAAREAAGRGEDLTEDDLYPDVRAALASLRAAGLRVVVAGNQTERAGVLLRGLDLPADAVAMSAEWGVAKPPPEFFDRLIELTGHPADEILYVGDHPANDVFPAHAAGLRTAHIRRGPWGYLWADDPKVRAVADWSVGSLEELANTVIREVSPG encoded by the coding sequence ATGGGGCATCTGATCTTGAGGGAGGCGTGCGTGATCCGTGCGGTGGCTTTTGACGTCGGGGAAACATTGACGTGCGATGACCGGTACTGGAACGCGTGGGCGGACTGGCTGGGCGTACCCCGGCACACGCTGTCGGCAACTGTCGGGGCAGTGGTGGCCCGGGGGCAGGACAACGCGGAGGCTCTGCGGTTGTTGCGGCCGGGAGTGGACCTGGCCGCAGAGTACGCGGCACGGGAAGCGGCTGGACGCGGCGAGGATCTCACGGAGGACGACCTGTACCCGGATGTGCGGGCCGCGCTGGCATCCCTGCGGGCCGCTGGTCTGCGCGTAGTGGTCGCGGGCAACCAAACGGAGCGAGCGGGCGTGTTGCTGCGCGGGCTGGACCTGCCTGCCGACGCGGTCGCGATGTCGGCCGAATGGGGGGTGGCCAAACCCCCGCCCGAGTTCTTCGACCGGCTGATCGAGCTGACCGGTCACCCGGCGGACGAGATTCTGTACGTGGGGGACCATCCCGCCAACGACGTGTTCCCCGCACACGCGGCCGGCCTGCGCACCGCCCATATCCGGCGGGGTCCATGGGGGTACTTGTGGGCGGACGATCCCAAGGTCCGCGCCGTCGCTGACTGGAGCGTGGGCTCTCTTGAGGAACTGGCGAACACGGTTATCCGTGAGGTGTCCCCCGGGTAG
- a CDS encoding helix-turn-helix domain-containing protein, whose product MSVETAHAVGRRVAYQRRMARLTQEQLAAAAGIHVGSLRKIERGARGASETVLDALAAALGVDVLRLHGNREHASSRVRDEMPALSAVLAGFDWPDEGPVRPLHQLRKGTANLAEWRLGAQYLRVARQAPGLLAELLRALHTAPGNETAQITHLLVSTCRSADAVAYKYGAPDLSARIIDIMRWAAPRAENASLDATVAYVRAETFFAAQAHAAGLRMLERALDESPAPRDTRTRASRGALHMRAAVMAGRDGNSSSAIDHMERAGLLAHQVAEGVYQGTAFGPASLIVHKVSLSVSLGGDHVPRALEISRNWTPPTDLPAERRSSFYIELARAQLWAGLPDQAFDSLKAARHVAPQHTRAMVDAPVDGAGIRVPLYVGASDPVRPPPITYRRGRHRRPRTALGRLWGRVVSGREGQPVRTETAAKR is encoded by the coding sequence ATGTCTGTGGAAACAGCCCACGCCGTCGGGAGAAGAGTCGCCTACCAGCGTCGTATGGCCCGTCTTACCCAGGAGCAACTCGCAGCAGCTGCCGGCATTCATGTCGGATCACTGCGCAAGATCGAACGAGGTGCCCGGGGCGCCAGCGAGACGGTGCTCGATGCCTTGGCTGCCGCCCTCGGCGTTGATGTCCTGCGCTTGCACGGGAATCGAGAGCACGCTTCCAGCCGGGTACGTGACGAGATGCCGGCTCTTTCAGCGGTGTTGGCTGGCTTCGATTGGCCGGACGAAGGGCCTGTACGTCCCCTGCACCAATTGAGGAAAGGGACGGCGAACCTCGCCGAGTGGCGTCTCGGAGCCCAATACCTCCGGGTCGCACGTCAAGCACCCGGGCTACTGGCTGAATTGCTGCGCGCTTTGCACACCGCACCCGGCAACGAAACGGCACAAATTACCCACCTGCTGGTGAGTACTTGCCGTTCTGCGGATGCGGTTGCCTACAAGTACGGCGCCCCAGATCTTTCGGCACGCATCATCGACATCATGCGGTGGGCAGCGCCACGTGCCGAGAATGCTTCGCTCGACGCCACCGTCGCGTACGTCCGAGCTGAGACGTTTTTCGCTGCTCAGGCCCATGCCGCAGGGCTTCGGATGTTGGAACGAGCACTCGACGAGTCCCCGGCTCCGCGAGACACGAGGACACGAGCATCGCGGGGTGCCCTGCACATGCGTGCCGCTGTGATGGCGGGTCGCGACGGGAATTCATCTTCTGCGATCGATCACATGGAAAGGGCCGGCCTCCTGGCTCATCAGGTCGCGGAAGGTGTCTACCAGGGAACGGCCTTCGGCCCCGCCAGCCTCATCGTGCACAAGGTTTCGCTTTCAGTTTCCCTCGGTGGAGATCACGTCCCGCGAGCTCTGGAAATCTCCCGTAATTGGACACCACCAACGGATCTCCCGGCCGAACGTCGCAGTAGCTTCTACATCGAATTGGCCCGCGCTCAGCTCTGGGCCGGGCTTCCCGATCAGGCCTTCGACTCATTGAAGGCTGCCCGACACGTCGCCCCACAGCACACTCGCGCCATGGTCGACGCGCCGGTGGACGGTGCGGGGATACGGGTTCCGTTGTACGTCGGGGCCTCCGATCCGGTGCGGCCCCCGCCGATCACGTATCGGCGGGGGCGGCACCGGCGGCCACGGACCGCCCTCGGCCGGTTGTGGGGGCGGGTGGTCAGCGGCCGGGAGGGTCAGCCGGTCAGGACGGAGACGGCGGCGAAGAGGTAG
- a CDS encoding nickel/cobalt transporter — translation MNDLNSLDGKLIALFDGRAAFWVALLVALGVGAAHAVAPGHGKSITAAYLVGVRGRYRDALRLGVIVAIMHTLSVLLLASAWVGLTGAAGFATETVTAWLQVAAGVVVIAVGAHLVHRHLRTRRKRTQHAHSHAHGHDHHHAHDPDHGHDHSHDIPETSPWSRRGLTAIAVSGGLLPSPSAFLVLVSGMLTGRSLNAVILVLAFGVGMAVTLTGVGMLTVRGRTLLAGRAGGSRLAATVSAWTPAIAGGAVTAGGCLYLFAAVSVLTG, via the coding sequence ATGAACGACCTCAACAGCCTGGACGGCAAGCTGATCGCCCTCTTCGACGGCCGGGCCGCCTTCTGGGTCGCGCTGCTGGTGGCCCTGGGCGTCGGCGCCGCGCACGCGGTGGCCCCGGGGCACGGCAAGAGCATCACCGCCGCCTATCTGGTGGGGGTGCGCGGGCGGTACCGGGACGCGCTGCGGCTGGGGGTGATCGTCGCGATCATGCACACCCTGTCGGTGCTGCTGCTGGCCAGCGCGTGGGTGGGGCTGACCGGGGCGGCCGGGTTCGCGACGGAGACCGTCACGGCGTGGCTCCAGGTCGCCGCGGGCGTGGTCGTCATCGCGGTCGGCGCCCACCTGGTCCACCGCCACCTGCGCACTCGCCGCAAGCGGACGCAGCACGCCCACAGCCACGCCCACGGCCACGATCATCACCACGCCCACGACCCCGACCACGGCCATGACCACAGCCACGACATCCCGGAGACCTCCCCCTGGTCCCGGCGCGGCCTGACGGCCATCGCCGTCTCCGGTGGCCTGCTGCCGTCCCCCTCGGCCTTCCTGGTCCTGGTCAGCGGCATGCTCACCGGCCGCTCCCTCAACGCCGTCATCCTGGTCCTGGCCTTCGGCGTGGGCATGGCCGTAACCCTCACGGGCGTCGGCATGCTGACGGTGCGCGGCCGTACGCTGCTGGCCGGCCGCGCGGGCGGCTCCCGGCTGGCCGCCACCGTCTCCGCCTGGACCCCGGCCATCGCCGGCGGAGCGGTCACCGCCGGCGGCTGCCTCTACCTCTTCGCCGCCGTCTCCGTCCTGACCGGCTGA